One window from the genome of Erwinia sorbitola encodes:
- the kdgR gene encoding DNA-binding transcriptional regulator KdgR gives MSSADSDKQPDSVSSVMKVFGILQALGEEREIGITELSQRVMMSKSTVYRFLQTMKTLGYVSQEGESEKYALTLKLFELGAKALQNVDLIRSADIQMRDISRQTKETIHLGALEEDSIVYIHKVDSLYNLRMYSRIGRRNPLHSTAIGKVLLAWRDRAEVEEILAGVEFTRSTPRTLDSAAALLPALDQVRSQGYGEDNEEQEEGLRCIAVPVFDRFGVVIAGLSISFPTIRFSEEHKKDYVAMLHQAAKTISEQMGYHSYPF, from the coding sequence ATGAGCAGTGCCGATTCCGATAAACAACCAGATTCCGTCTCTTCGGTCATGAAAGTATTTGGCATTTTGCAGGCGCTGGGCGAGGAGCGAGAAATCGGTATTACCGAGCTTTCACAGCGTGTCATGATGTCGAAGAGTACCGTATACCGTTTCCTGCAAACCATGAAAACTCTGGGCTATGTATCGCAGGAAGGTGAGTCAGAGAAATATGCCCTGACCCTGAAGCTGTTCGAGCTGGGCGCGAAGGCGTTACAGAATGTTGACTTGATCCGCAGCGCGGATATTCAGATGCGTGATATTTCGCGTCAGACCAAAGAGACCATTCACCTTGGTGCGCTGGAAGAAGACAGCATCGTGTATATCCATAAGGTGGATTCTTTATACAACCTGCGTATGTATTCGCGCATTGGTCGTCGTAACCCGCTGCACAGTACCGCCATTGGTAAAGTGCTGCTGGCATGGCGTGACCGTGCTGAAGTTGAAGAGATTCTTGCCGGTGTTGAATTCACCCGCAGTACACCCAGGACGCTTGATAGCGCCGCTGCCCTGTTACCGGCACTGGATCAGGTTCGTTCTCAGGGTTACGGTGAGGATAATGAAGAGCAGGAAGAGGGGCTGCGCTGTATCGCTGTGCCGGTGTTCGATCGCTTTGGCGTGGTGATTGCCGGTTTAAGTATCTCTTTCCCGACCATTCGTTTCTCTGAAGAGCATAAAAAAGATTATGTTGCCATGCTGCATCAGGCTGCGAAAACCATCTCTGAACAGATGGGCTACCACAGTTATCCTTTCTGA
- a CDS encoding MFS transporter, whose translation MPAETSTDGLPLPQRYGAIVAIALGITVAVLDGAIANVALPTIARELHASPAQSIWIVNAYQLAIIVSLLSLAFLGDMLGYRRVYQCGLVVFTCTSLFCALSDSLTMLTFARVLQGFGGAALMSVNTALIRIIYPQRFLGRGMGINSLIVAVSSAAGPTVAAAILSVASWQWLFLINIPVGIAALFLALRFLPDNQQKSRGQRFDIISGVMNALTFGLLISLLSGFAQGVNGRVLLAELLLLLVVGTLFIRRQLRMTFPLLPVDLFRIPLFALSIGTSVCSFCAQMLAMVSLPFFLQGTLGRSEVATGLLLTPWPLATMVMAPIAGRLIERIHAGLLGAIGLAMFASGLFALALLPASPTDVDIVWRMMLCGAGFGLFQSPNNHTIITSAPRHRSGGASGMLGTARLLGQASGAALVALMFNLFNTQGTHLSLLLAGSFATVAMLVSALRITQPRNLSA comes from the coding sequence ATGCCTGCTGAAACATCGACTGACGGTTTACCGCTACCCCAGCGCTATGGGGCAATTGTGGCTATTGCGCTCGGCATTACCGTTGCCGTGCTCGATGGTGCGATCGCTAATGTCGCCCTCCCGACCATTGCCCGCGAACTGCACGCCAGCCCGGCACAATCAATCTGGATTGTGAATGCCTACCAGCTGGCGATAATTGTTTCGCTGCTGTCACTGGCTTTCCTCGGAGATATGCTCGGCTATCGCCGCGTTTACCAGTGCGGCCTGGTGGTGTTTACCTGTACCTCGTTATTCTGCGCACTCTCCGATTCACTGACCATGTTAACCTTTGCTCGTGTGCTGCAAGGTTTTGGTGGGGCGGCACTTATGAGCGTCAATACCGCCCTGATACGAATAATTTATCCTCAGCGCTTTCTGGGACGGGGGATGGGGATTAACTCACTGATCGTCGCCGTCTCCAGCGCCGCAGGCCCCACCGTCGCCGCCGCCATTTTATCTGTCGCTTCGTGGCAGTGGCTGTTCCTGATTAATATCCCGGTTGGCATTGCCGCTCTTTTTCTGGCTCTGCGTTTTCTGCCAGACAATCAGCAAAAGTCCAGGGGGCAACGCTTTGACATTATCAGCGGCGTAATGAACGCCCTCACCTTTGGCCTGCTTATCTCACTACTCAGCGGCTTTGCTCAGGGTGTAAACGGCAGAGTGTTGCTGGCGGAGTTACTGTTGCTGCTGGTGGTGGGTACGCTCTTTATTCGCCGTCAGCTGCGCATGACGTTTCCGCTGCTGCCGGTGGATCTGTTTCGTATTCCGCTCTTTGCACTTTCGATTGGCACTTCGGTCTGTTCTTTCTGCGCACAGATGCTGGCGATGGTTTCACTGCCGTTCTTTTTGCAGGGCACGTTAGGGCGTAGTGAAGTTGCCACGGGACTGCTGCTGACGCCGTGGCCGCTGGCCACTATGGTGATGGCACCGATTGCTGGCAGGTTGATAGAGCGCATTCATGCCGGGCTGCTTGGAGCCATCGGACTGGCGATGTTTGCCAGCGGGCTGTTCGCGCTGGCGCTACTTCCCGCCAGCCCGACAGACGTGGATATTGTCTGGCGCATGATGCTGTGTGGTGCCGGATTTGGTCTGTTTCAGTCACCGAACAACCATACAATTATTACCTCAGCCCCGCGTCACCGCAGCGGCGGCGCCAGCGGAATGCTGGGTACCGCACGGCTGCTTGGGCAGGCCAGCGGTGCCGCGCTGGTGGCACTGATGTTTAATCTTTTCAACACGCAGGGAACCCACCTTTCGCTGCTGCTGGCAGGCAGCTTCGCTACCGTAGCAATGCTGGTAAGCGCTTTACGTATCACTCAGCCGCGTAACCTGTCAGCATAA
- the htpX gene encoding protease HtpX, whose protein sequence is MMRIALFLLTNLGVMVVFGLILSLTGIQSSSVMGLMIMAGLFGFGGAFVSLLMSKWMALRSVGGEVIEQPRNETERWLMQTVGRQAQQAGIAMPQVAIYHAPDINAFATGARRDASLVAVSTGLLQNMSRDEAEAVLAHEISHIANGDMVTMTLIQGVVNTFVIFISRILAQLAAGFMSGNRDEEGSGNGNPLVYFAVSMVLELVFGIVASIITMWFSRHREFHADAGAARLAGREKMIAALQRLKTSYEPQEASSMMALCINGKSKSLSELFMSHPPLDKRIEALRTGEYLK, encoded by the coding sequence ATGATGCGTATTGCTCTTTTCCTGCTAACCAACCTTGGGGTGATGGTGGTTTTCGGGCTGATCCTCAGCCTGACAGGGATCCAGTCAAGCAGCGTTATGGGCCTGATGATTATGGCGGGTCTGTTTGGCTTCGGCGGTGCGTTTGTTTCACTGCTGATGTCGAAGTGGATGGCGTTACGTTCCGTTGGCGGTGAAGTCATTGAGCAGCCACGTAACGAAACCGAACGCTGGCTGATGCAAACCGTGGGGCGCCAGGCGCAGCAGGCGGGCATCGCTATGCCTCAGGTAGCTATTTACCATGCGCCTGATATCAACGCCTTTGCCACCGGTGCCCGTCGTGATGCTTCGCTGGTGGCAGTATCCACTGGCCTGTTGCAGAACATGAGCCGCGATGAAGCAGAAGCGGTGCTGGCACACGAAATCAGCCATATTGCTAATGGTGATATGGTTACGATGACGCTGATTCAGGGTGTTGTGAACACCTTCGTTATCTTTATTTCGCGTATTCTGGCGCAGCTGGCCGCAGGCTTTATGTCAGGCAACCGCGATGAAGAGGGAAGCGGTAACGGGAACCCACTGGTTTATTTCGCGGTTTCAATGGTGCTTGAACTGGTGTTTGGTATCGTTGCCAGCATCATCACCATGTGGTTCTCACGTCACCGTGAGTTTCATGCAGATGCTGGTGCGGCACGTCTTGCCGGTCGTGAAAAGATGATTGCTGCGTTGCAGCGTCTGAAAACCAGCTACGAGCCGCAGGAAGCCAGCAGTATGATGGCGCTTTGCATTAATGGTAAATCCAAGTCGCTGAGTGAGCTGTTTATGTCTCACCCGCCGCTGGATAAACGTATTGAAGCGCTGCGTACCGGTGAATACCTGAAATAA
- the prc gene encoding carboxy terminal-processing peptidase: protein MNTLFKSTMIAGLFIAGNVFAADAITRADQLPQLHQEAQHATVSERVTSRFTRSHYRQFDLNKDFSAKIFDRYLNLLDYSHNVLLESDIMQYADKKTTLGEEFKSGQLSAFYDLYNLTQKRRFERYQYALSVLNKPMNFTGNDTIDIDRSKAPWPKSTAELNALWDAKVKYDELSLKLAGKDEKEIREVLTKRYQFAIRRLAQSNSEDVFQLAMTAFAHEIDPHTNYLSPRNTEQFNTEMSLSLEGIGAVLQMDDDYTVINSMVAGGPAAKSKTITVGDRIVGVGQPGKPVVDVIGWRLDDVVAQIKGPKGSKVRLEILPAGKGTKTRTVTLTREKIRLEDRAVKMSVHNVGKQKVGVLDIPGFYVGLTDDVKVQLQKLQKQNVDSIVIDLRTNGGGALTEAVSLSGLFIPSGPVVQVRDNNGKIRQDSDTDGVTYYKGPLVVLVDRFSASASEIFAAAMQDYGRALIVGEPTFGKGTVQQYRSLNRIYDQMLRPEWPALGSVQYTIQKFYRINGGSTQRKGVTPDLLMPTGVEAVETGEKFEDNALPWDSVKAATYVKTGDIKPFLPQLLKDHQDRIAKDAEFQYIIKDIARFNANKDKRNIISLNLAEREKENHEDDALRLERINARLKAEGKKPLAKLDDLPKDYKEPDPYLDETVKIAEDLAQLEKQQPPATPAAAN from the coding sequence ATGAACACTCTTTTTAAAAGCACCATGATTGCGGGCCTGTTTATCGCAGGCAATGTTTTTGCGGCCGACGCTATTACGCGTGCCGATCAACTTCCGCAGCTACATCAGGAAGCACAGCATGCCACGGTAAGTGAGCGTGTTACCTCCCGTTTTACCCGATCCCATTATCGCCAGTTCGATCTCAACAAAGATTTTTCCGCTAAAATCTTTGACCGCTATCTGAACCTGCTCGACTACAGCCACAATGTGCTGCTGGAGTCGGATATTATGCAATATGCGGACAAGAAAACTACGCTGGGCGAAGAGTTTAAAAGCGGCCAGCTTTCGGCGTTTTATGATCTGTACAATCTGACGCAAAAACGCCGATTTGAACGTTATCAGTACGCGTTATCCGTGCTGAATAAGCCGATGAATTTCACCGGCAACGACACCATCGATATCGATCGTAGCAAAGCACCGTGGCCTAAAAGCACCGCAGAGCTGAACGCCCTGTGGGATGCTAAAGTCAAATACGATGAATTGAGCCTCAAGCTGGCCGGTAAAGATGAGAAAGAGATCCGCGAGGTTCTCACCAAACGCTATCAGTTCGCGATACGCCGCCTGGCGCAGAGCAACAGTGAAGATGTGTTCCAGCTGGCAATGACGGCGTTTGCGCATGAAATTGATCCGCACACGAACTATCTCTCACCGCGCAACACCGAGCAGTTCAACACCGAAATGAGCCTCTCCCTGGAAGGTATTGGTGCTGTGTTGCAAATGGATGATGACTATACCGTCATCAACTCTATGGTGGCAGGCGGACCGGCCGCTAAGAGCAAAACCATTACCGTTGGCGATCGTATTGTCGGCGTTGGTCAGCCGGGCAAGCCTGTGGTTGATGTAATCGGCTGGCGTCTGGATGATGTAGTAGCGCAGATTAAAGGCCCGAAAGGCAGCAAAGTACGGCTGGAAATTCTGCCTGCCGGTAAAGGGACTAAAACCCGTACCGTTACGTTGACGCGTGAAAAAATCCGTCTGGAAGATCGCGCGGTAAAAATGTCCGTGCATAACGTCGGCAAACAGAAAGTTGGCGTACTGGATATTCCAGGCTTCTATGTCGGGCTGACTGATGACGTAAAAGTGCAGCTGCAAAAACTGCAAAAGCAAAACGTTGACAGCATCGTGATTGACCTGCGTACCAACGGCGGCGGAGCGCTGACGGAAGCCGTATCGCTTTCCGGTCTGTTTATCCCGAGCGGCCCGGTTGTGCAGGTGCGCGATAATAATGGCAAGATCCGTCAGGACAGCGACACCGACGGTGTGACTTATTATAAAGGCCCGCTGGTGGTGCTGGTTGACCGTTTCAGTGCCTCGGCTTCTGAAATATTTGCCGCTGCTATGCAGGATTATGGCCGTGCGCTGATTGTGGGTGAGCCTACCTTTGGTAAGGGCACCGTGCAGCAGTATCGCTCCCTGAATCGTATCTACGATCAGATGCTGCGTCCTGAGTGGCCAGCGCTGGGTTCTGTTCAGTACACTATTCAGAAGTTCTACCGTATCAACGGCGGCAGCACTCAGCGTAAAGGGGTAACCCCGGATCTGCTGATGCCAACCGGTGTGGAAGCGGTAGAAACCGGTGAGAAGTTCGAGGATAACGCCTTACCGTGGGACAGCGTTAAAGCTGCAACCTACGTGAAAACAGGCGATATTAAACCGTTCTTACCGCAGCTGCTGAAAGACCATCAGGATCGCATTGCTAAGGATGCTGAGTTCCAGTACATCATCAAAGATATTGCCCGCTTTAATGCTAATAAAGATAAGCGCAATATCATCTCCCTCAATCTTGCCGAGCGTGAGAAAGAGAACCATGAGGATGATGCTCTGCGTCTGGAGCGTATTAACGCGCGCCTGAAAGCCGAAGGGAAGAAACCGTTGGCTAAACTTGACGATCTGCCGAAGGATTACAAGGAGCCGGATCCGTATCTTGATGAAACGGTGAAGATTGCTGAAGACCTCGCGCAGCTTGAAAAACAGCAGCCGCCAGCAACACCGGCAGCGGCAAATTAA
- the proQ gene encoding RNA chaperone ProQ translates to MENQPKLNSTKEVIAFLAERFPQCFSSEGEARPLKIGIFQDLVDRVQGEMGLSKTQLRSALRLYTSSWRYLYGIKAGATRVDLDGNACGQLDEQHVEHARKQLEEAKARVQAQREQQQAKKREAGEETAPRRPRKPVRKPAAEGEQPRKVRSKPARPQAETGSSTPRVETQPEPRKPVTDTSALQVGQSIKVTAGKSAMDATILEISKDGVRVQLASGLAMIVRAEHLQF, encoded by the coding sequence ATGGAAAATCAACCTAAGTTGAATAGCACCAAAGAAGTCATCGCCTTTCTGGCAGAGCGTTTTCCCCAATGCTTTAGCTCAGAAGGGGAAGCACGACCGCTTAAAATCGGCATCTTTCAAGATTTAGTCGACCGCGTGCAGGGCGAAATGGGTCTGAGTAAAACTCAGCTTCGCTCCGCACTGCGTCTGTATACTTCAAGTTGGCGCTATCTTTATGGCATCAAAGCTGGTGCGACGCGTGTTGACCTTGATGGCAATGCCTGTGGTCAGCTTGACGAACAGCATGTAGAACATGCGCGCAAACAGCTTGAAGAAGCGAAAGCACGTGTGCAGGCACAGCGCGAACAGCAGCAGGCGAAAAAGCGTGAAGCAGGTGAAGAAACTGCTCCGCGTCGTCCGCGTAAACCTGTTCGTAAACCTGCGGCAGAGGGTGAGCAGCCACGTAAAGTGCGTAGCAAACCTGCACGCCCTCAGGCCGAAACAGGCTCTTCCACACCTCGTGTAGAAACACAGCCGGAGCCACGCAAACCGGTTACCGACACATCAGCGTTGCAAGTAGGCCAGAGCATTAAAGTGACCGCAGGTAAAAGTGCGATGGATGCCACCATTTTGGAAATTTCCAAAGATGGCGTCCGGGTTCAGTTAGCTTCCGGCCTGGCAATGATAGTACGCGCAGAACACTTGCAGTTCTGA
- a CDS encoding GAF domain-containing protein, with the protein MTKAEFYTDLNRDMRALLSGETSFLAAMGNCSALLYERLDGVNWAGFYLLTEEKTLVLGPFQGKIACVRIPVGRGVCGTAVAENTVQRVDDVHAFPGHIACDAASNAEIVLPLVVNGSVIGVLDIDSVEYNRFDSEDEAGLKALTDGLCEVLAGSDVEKFIHMKRT; encoded by the coding sequence ATGACAAAAGCAGAATTTTATACCGACCTCAATCGTGATATGCGTGCATTACTCAGCGGCGAAACCAGTTTTCTCGCGGCGATGGGCAATTGTAGCGCGCTTTTATACGAACGTCTTGATGGGGTTAACTGGGCAGGGTTTTATTTGTTAACGGAAGAAAAGACGCTGGTGCTTGGCCCGTTCCAGGGAAAAATCGCCTGCGTGCGTATTCCTGTTGGACGTGGTGTCTGCGGAACCGCCGTGGCGGAGAACACCGTACAGCGTGTAGATGACGTGCATGCTTTCCCCGGACATATTGCCTGCGATGCTGCCAGCAATGCAGAAATTGTGTTGCCGCTGGTGGTTAACGGCAGTGTAATCGGTGTCCTGGATATTGATAGTGTGGAATACAACCGCTTTGACAGTGAGGATGAAGCGGGGCTAAAAGCGTTGACGGACGGGCTTTGTGAGGTGCTTGCCGGATCGGATGTGGAAAAATTTATTCACATGAAACGCACCTAA
- the yebS gene encoding membrane integrity lipid transport subunit YebS has protein sequence MKIHAISHALPQARYQRCPQCDTLFSLPDVKSRQSAHCPRCNALILNGRDWSMTRLSAMAITMMVLMPFAFNESLMSVRLLGTNIYASLLGGIMQMAQQGDVITASMVAFCTIGAPVTLVASIAYLYFGEKLGMNLRPVLLMLDRLKEWVMLDIYLVGVAIASIKVQDYASITPGIGLIAFISLTILSLLTLIHLNVEQLWHRFYPQPHPNVPVAQLQVCLSCHFTGVADDRGRCPRCHTPLRFRRHFSLQKSWASLIASIVLLIPANLLPISIIYLNGARQEDTILSGILSLASGNIPVAAVVFIASILVPFTKVIVLLTLLISIHFNCEQGLKTRIRLLRVVKWVGRWSMLDLFVISLTMSLVNRDQLLAFTMGPAAFYFGSAVILTILAVEWLDSRLLWDAHATGNADYTD, from the coding sequence ATGAAAATACACGCCATAAGTCATGCTCTGCCACAGGCACGTTATCAGCGATGCCCCCAATGTGATACCCTTTTTTCCTTACCAGATGTGAAATCCCGCCAGTCTGCACACTGCCCTCGCTGCAATGCGCTTATCCTTAACGGGCGCGACTGGTCGATGACGCGACTTTCGGCAATGGCCATAACCATGATGGTGCTGATGCCGTTTGCATTTAATGAGTCGCTAATGTCTGTGCGTCTGCTGGGAACTAATATTTATGCCAGCCTGCTTGGGGGCATTATGCAAATGGCGCAGCAGGGGGATGTTATCACTGCATCGATGGTTGCCTTCTGCACTATTGGCGCACCGGTTACGCTGGTAGCTTCTATTGCCTATCTCTATTTTGGTGAAAAACTGGGTATGAACCTGCGCCCGGTGCTGTTAATGCTTGACCGCCTCAAAGAGTGGGTGATGCTGGATATTTATCTGGTCGGCGTGGCTATCGCGTCAATTAAAGTCCAGGACTATGCGAGCATTACGCCAGGCATCGGGTTAATAGCCTTTATTTCATTGACGATTCTGAGCCTGTTAACGCTGATTCATCTTAACGTTGAACAGCTGTGGCATCGTTTCTACCCGCAGCCGCACCCCAATGTTCCTGTTGCACAGCTTCAGGTCTGCCTGAGCTGCCACTTTACCGGAGTTGCTGACGATCGCGGCCGCTGCCCGCGCTGCCATACCCCTCTGCGTTTTCGCCGCCACTTCAGTCTACAAAAATCCTGGGCGTCATTGATTGCGTCGATCGTACTGCTGATCCCTGCCAACCTGCTGCCAATTTCAATTATCTATCTCAATGGCGCTCGTCAGGAAGACACGATTCTCTCAGGGATCCTTTCGCTTGCCTCCGGTAATATTCCGGTGGCCGCAGTGGTGTTCATTGCCAGTATTCTGGTTCCTTTTACTAAGGTTATCGTATTACTGACGCTGTTAATCAGTATTCATTTCAACTGCGAACAGGGTCTGAAAACCCGTATTCGCCTGTTGCGCGTGGTCAAGTGGGTTGGCCGCTGGTCAATGCTTGACCTCTTTGTTATTTCGTTAACCATGTCACTGGTCAATCGCGACCAGCTGCTGGCTTTTACTATGGGGCCCGCTGCCTTCTATTTCGGTTCAGCGGTCATACTTACTATCCTCGCCGTTGAGTGGCTGGATAGCCGTTTACTTTGGGATGCTCATGCAACAGGAAACGCCGACTACACCGACTAA
- a CDS encoding PqiB family protein: MQQETPTTPTNARIKNRRKISPFWLLPFIALLIAGWLIWTNYQERGTTVTIDFATADGIVPGRTPVRYQGVEVGLVQGISMTDDLRTIKIKASIKSDMKGALREETQFWLVTPKASLAGVSGLDALVGGNYIGMMPGKGEPRENFVALDTQPKYRLNTGEIMIHLHAPDLGALNSGSLVYFRKIPVGRVYDYSLNSGNKGVTIDVLIERRFTNLVKKDSRFWNVSGVKADVGLSGAKVQLESLAALVNGAIAFDSPEASEVAKSEDSYSLYPDLAQSQRGVMISLDLPDGKNLKQGSTPLMYQGLEVGMLTKMTLLDNGKVSGELTLDPSVTGLMRTGTRIEMRSPKISLSDTSLSSLLTGNTLELIPGEGAPESHYVVLPSNESLLQQPNALELTLTAPESYGIDAGQPLMLHGMRIGQVIKRTLNEKGVTFKVAVAADYRQLVHGDSKFIINSRLDVKLGIDGMEVLGASAREWVDGGIRLDPGSKGVVKNSYPLYANSEKAEEGIIGDTLPTTLTLTASSLPDIQAGSVVLYRKFQVGEIVSVTPRTDAFDVNVHIKPEYRRLLTQSSVFWAEGGARVQLNGSGLTVQASPLNRALKGAISFDNLSGAGVGLTRQDKRVLYDSETTARAVGSQITLRTYDASKLSAGMPIRYLGITIGQLESLALGPDNKQVIAKAVLYPEYVQDFARLGTRFSVVSPQISAAGVNHLETLLQPYINVDPGKGRGQRSFELQESTITDARYLDGLNVVLDAPEGGSLSVGTPVLFRGVEVGTVTGTSLGAMADRVQITLRISKKYQHLVRNNSVFWLASGYNLKFGLIGGVVKTGTFQQFIQGGIAFATPPTVPLAPQASSGKHFLLEDEEPKDWRKWGTALPQ; the protein is encoded by the coding sequence ATGCAACAGGAAACGCCGACTACACCGACTAACGCACGCATAAAAAACCGGCGCAAAATATCCCCGTTTTGGTTGCTGCCGTTTATCGCCCTGCTGATTGCAGGCTGGCTGATCTGGACAAATTACCAGGAACGCGGCACAACGGTAACCATCGATTTCGCCACCGCTGATGGTATTGTGCCAGGCCGTACGCCGGTGCGCTATCAGGGGGTAGAAGTCGGCCTGGTACAGGGAATCAGTATGACTGACGACCTGCGCACCATTAAGATCAAAGCCAGTATCAAAAGTGATATGAAAGGTGCACTGAGGGAAGAGACTCAGTTCTGGCTGGTCACGCCAAAAGCCTCCCTGGCGGGTGTCTCAGGCCTGGACGCGCTGGTGGGGGGTAACTATATCGGCATGATGCCCGGCAAAGGGGAGCCACGGGAAAACTTTGTCGCACTGGATACCCAGCCCAAATATCGCCTTAACACCGGTGAGATAATGATCCACCTTCATGCTCCGGATCTGGGCGCACTGAACAGCGGCTCGCTGGTCTATTTCCGCAAAATCCCGGTCGGACGCGTCTATGACTACAGCCTGAACTCCGGCAATAAAGGCGTGACGATAGATGTGCTGATTGAACGTCGCTTTACCAACCTTGTAAAAAAAGATAGCCGTTTCTGGAATGTTTCCGGCGTAAAAGCTGATGTGGGTCTTAGCGGGGCGAAAGTCCAGCTGGAGAGCCTGGCTGCACTGGTTAACGGTGCTATCGCTTTCGACTCACCGGAAGCATCCGAGGTGGCGAAATCCGAGGACAGCTACTCCCTCTACCCTGACCTGGCGCAAAGCCAGCGCGGCGTGATGATCTCCCTCGACCTGCCGGATGGTAAAAACCTGAAGCAAGGCAGCACTCCGCTGATGTATCAGGGGCTGGAGGTCGGTATGTTGACAAAAATGACGCTGCTGGATAATGGAAAAGTCAGCGGTGAACTGACCCTGGATCCCTCCGTTACCGGCCTGATGCGCACGGGAACCCGCATTGAAATGCGCAGCCCGAAAATCAGCCTGAGCGATACCAGCCTCAGCAGCCTGCTCACGGGAAATACGCTGGAACTGATCCCGGGTGAAGGTGCGCCTGAAAGCCATTATGTGGTTCTGCCGAGTAATGAATCGCTGTTACAGCAGCCCAATGCGCTGGAACTCACTCTTACTGCGCCGGAAAGTTACGGCATTGATGCCGGGCAGCCGCTGATGCTGCATGGCATGCGTATCGGGCAGGTGATCAAACGTACCCTCAACGAGAAAGGCGTGACCTTTAAAGTTGCGGTCGCGGCTGATTATCGCCAGCTGGTGCATGGCGATAGTAAATTTATCATTAACAGTCGGCTTGATGTAAAGCTGGGCATTGACGGCATGGAAGTGCTGGGTGCAAGCGCACGTGAATGGGTCGATGGTGGGATCCGTCTCGACCCCGGCAGCAAAGGCGTGGTGAAAAACAGCTACCCGCTGTATGCCAATAGTGAAAAGGCCGAAGAGGGGATCATCGGTGATACTCTGCCAACCACCCTTACCCTGACTGCCAGCAGTTTGCCCGATATTCAGGCGGGCTCGGTGGTGCTTTACCGTAAATTCCAGGTGGGTGAGATTGTTAGCGTAACACCACGTACCGATGCTTTTGACGTTAACGTGCACATCAAACCTGAGTACCGCCGTCTGCTGACGCAAAGCAGCGTGTTCTGGGCCGAAGGCGGTGCCCGGGTGCAGTTGAACGGCAGCGGTCTTACCGTACAGGCATCGCCGCTTAACCGGGCCCTGAAAGGTGCAATCAGCTTTGATAACCTGAGCGGTGCTGGCGTGGGCTTAACCCGCCAGGATAAGCGCGTACTGTATGATTCAGAAACGACTGCACGCGCCGTCGGCAGCCAGATTACGCTGCGCACCTATGATGCCAGCAAACTGTCTGCCGGTATGCCGATTCGCTATCTGGGCATCACTATCGGGCAGCTGGAGTCGCTGGCGCTGGGGCCTGACAACAAACAGGTCATCGCCAAAGCGGTACTTTATCCGGAATACGTACAGGACTTCGCCCGCCTGGGTACACGCTTCTCAGTGGTTTCGCCGCAGATTTCCGCTGCGGGGGTTAATCATCTTGAAACGCTGCTTCAGCCTTATATTAACGTCGACCCCGGCAAAGGGCGCGGCCAGCGCAGCTTCGAGCTTCAGGAATCAACCATCACTGACGCGCGCTACCTGGACGGCCTTAACGTGGTGTTAGACGCACCGGAAGGCGGCTCTCTGTCTGTCGGTACACCGGTGCTGTTCCGCGGTGTAGAAGTGGGCACCGTAACCGGCACCTCGCTTGGGGCTATGGCAGATCGTGTGCAGATAACGCTGCGTATCAGTAAAAAATATCAGCATCTGGTACGCAATAACTCGGTGTTCTGGCTGGCATCTGGCTACAACCTGAAATTTGGTCTGATCGGTGGCGTCGTAAAAACTGGCACCTTCCAGCAATTTATTCAGGGTGGGATTGCCTTTGCCACGCCGCCAACGGTTCCTCTGGCTCCGCAAGCTTCTTCTGGAAAACACTTCCTGTTAGAGGATGAAGAGCCGAAAGACTGGCGTAAATGGGGCACTGCCCTGCCACAGTAA